The Diadema setosum chromosome 4, eeDiaSeto1, whole genome shotgun sequence genome window below encodes:
- the LOC140226923 gene encoding dynein light chain 1, cytoplasmic-like, with protein MPETNATYTRTMDDHKVMIKNADMADGMQQEAVDCAAFAFKKFTIEKDIAAYIKKEFDKKYNPTWHCIVGRNFGSYVTHETKHFIYFYLNKVAVLLFKSG; from the coding sequence ATGCCGGAAACAAATGCCACATACACGAGGACGATGGATGATCACAAGGTCATGATCAAGAACGCAGACATGGCGGATGGCATGCAGCAGGAGGCCGTCGACTGCGCTGCTTTTGCCTTCAAGAAGTTCACCATCGAAAAGGACATCGCGGCCTACATCAAGAAGGAGTTCGACAAGAAGTACAACCCGACATGGCATTGCATTGTGGGTAGGAACTTCGGCAGCTACGTCACGCACGAGACGAAACACTTCATCTATTTCTACCTGAACAAAGTCGCCGTGCTCTTGTTCAAATCTGGGTAG
- the LOC140226924 gene encoding dynein light chain LC6, flagellar outer arm-like: MTSNYKAYDGKAKSVIKNVDMPDDMQEFATSTAEVAIGKFSMEKDMAAYIKKEFDKKYNPTWHCIVGRNFGSYVTHETKHFIYFYQGQVAVLLFKSG, from the coding sequence ATGACGTCGAACTATAAAGCCTACGATGGGAAAGCAAAATCGGTGATCAAGAATGTCGACATGCCAGACGACATGCAAGAGTTTGCTACGTCTACAGCCGAGGTCGCCATCGGCAAGTTCTCCATGGAGAAGGACATGGCGGCCTACATCAAGAAGGAGTTCGACAAGAAATACAACCCGACATGGCACTGCATTGTTGGAAGGAACTTCGGCAGCTACGTCACACACGAGACAAAACACTTTATCTATTTCTATCAAGGCCAGGTTGCCGTGTTACTTTTTAAATCTGGGTAG